Part of the Phycisphaeraceae bacterium genome, GCGCAGCACGCGCGGGTCACCGCCGACCCTCGCAGCACGCGCCCTTCATGTCGTCGGCGACATACCGCCCAGTGGACGCCACGCTGCCCCCGGCGCCGTAACGGTCGTGGTGGCGCACCCAGTCGGTCAGGTTGAAGCGCGGCCCGCGCTCGTTGCGCCCCTTGGGCGTCAGGTCGAGGAACATGTACGCGCCCAGAATTTCCTCCGCTCCGCGACCGAACACCGAGTAGGTATGATACACCCGCCCGTCGTCTCCCTTCGCGAACACGCTGAATCCCGAGAGTTCTTCGCACACGAAGTCCTGTGTTTCGTAGTTGTGCTCGACCTTGCCGTCGCGCACACGCTCGGGCGGGAACGACACTCCGTAGTCGAAATTGAAGTCACTGTGCGCCGATGAGACCCAGGGGAACTTCCACTCCATGCGCCGCTGGAAGGGCAGGAACTCCTGGAGCGGCGCACGCGACACCGCGACGAACGAGACATCGTGGTGCAGGATGTGCAGCAGGGCCCCATCGATGTGGTCGCACTCGAACGAGCAGCCCACGCACCCTTCCTTCCACCCGGGCCCGAACATGAAGTGCTTCACGATGAGCTGGCTCCGCCCTTCGAACAGATCGGAGAGCGAGCGTTCCCCCTGCGGCGTCTCAAAGCGATAGTCCTTCTCGACGAGCACCCAGGGCAGCGCACGCCGCTCCTTCGCCAGCGCATCACGCTGACGCGTCATGGCCTTCTCCTTGGCGAGCAGCGCTCGGCGCTCCGCGAGCCATTCGTCGCGGGACACGATCCGGGGGGCGGTTGCGGTTTCAGTGATGCTCATCGCTGCGGTCTCCTTGGGGCGACACCCGGATCATCATATTCCAAAATAGGAATATGTCAAGCCCGCGGAAAGCCCGCGGAAAGTCGGCGTTGGTGCGGCAGGGGGTGTGGGGGTGGGGGGGTGGGGGCGGGGTCAGGCCGGGGCGTAACGCAGCACGACGCACCCGCTCGACGCCGGGCTCGCTTCGAGAAGGCGCATCGCGCGACGCGGCAAGCCGCGCCCGAACAGCGGGCGCCCGGCGCCCAGGACCACCGGCGCGACCGCCAGGCGGATCTCGTCGAACAGCCCGGCGCGAAAGAGCGACTCGGAAAGGTTTG contains:
- a CDS encoding thioredoxin family protein yields the protein MSITETATAPRIVSRDEWLAERRALLAKEKAMTRQRDALAKERRALPWVLVEKDYRFETPQGERSLSDLFEGRSQLIVKHFMFGPGWKEGCVGCSFECDHIDGALLHILHHDVSFVAVSRAPLQEFLPFQRRMEWKFPWVSSAHSDFNFDYGVSFPPERVRDGKVEHNYETQDFVCEELSGFSVFAKGDDGRVYHTYSVFGRGAEEILGAYMFLDLTPKGRNERGPRFNLTDWVRHHDRYGAGGSVASTGRYVADDMKGACCEGRR